A window from Patescibacteria group bacterium encodes these proteins:
- a CDS encoding ThiF family adenylyltransferase, whose amino-acid sequence MSKKNNFYKPLLLNPRSKNNLGKINKFLKTANFIVDEIDNQISELFYIRHPKSIFRKVKKSELSNFRKSFYEQQDKKLFGTWVYYPWNNHLVHFLPESLHTEIRTSRNRNLITKKEQEKFYNASIAIAGLSVGNSSVANLLYSGGPKNMHLADYDHLAASNINRIRTTFINVGKKKTDLSAQEVYEVNPYSNLKLFRNGLNIKNLDNFLLKPRSVDVLIEEMDNLYLKVQIRLLARKHRIPVIMAADNGDNIIVDIERFDLEPNRPLLHGDVPEKELLAITPETPKIEAARIISRWVHPENVVPRMQGSLLEIGKSLYTWPQLGNAAFLAGCAMSYLARKIILEESLKSGKFNLSLDHVLNPEYQSKDFLLKKKKSTNEFKKVLNIP is encoded by the coding sequence ATGTCAAAAAAGAATAATTTCTACAAACCACTATTACTTAACCCAAGAAGTAAAAATAACTTAGGAAAAATAAATAAGTTTTTAAAGACAGCAAATTTTATAGTGGATGAAATTGATAATCAAATATCTGAACTTTTTTATATCCGTCATCCAAAATCAATATTTAGAAAAGTAAAAAAGTCTGAACTGTCAAATTTTAGAAAATCATTTTATGAACAACAAGATAAAAAATTATTTGGTACTTGGGTATATTACCCCTGGAATAATCATCTTGTCCATTTTTTACCGGAGAGTTTACATACAGAAATTAGAACCTCCCGTAATAGGAATCTAATAACCAAAAAGGAACAAGAAAAATTTTATAATGCATCAATAGCAATAGCTGGTTTGAGCGTAGGTAATAGTTCGGTCGCTAATCTTCTGTATTCAGGAGGGCCGAAGAATATGCACTTAGCGGATTACGACCATTTAGCGGCTTCAAACATAAATAGAATTAGAACTACTTTTATTAATGTGGGAAAGAAAAAAACTGATCTGAGTGCACAAGAAGTTTACGAGGTTAACCCATATAGTAATTTAAAATTATTCAGAAATGGCCTCAATATAAAAAATCTAGATAATTTTCTATTAAAACCAAGATCAGTTGATGTTTTAATAGAAGAAATGGATAATTTATACTTAAAAGTACAAATAAGACTTTTAGCTCGCAAACATCGCATCCCAGTTATTATGGCAGCAGATAATGGAGATAATATTATTGTAGACATAGAAAGGTTTGATTTAGAACCGAATCGACCGCTTTTACACGGTGATGTACCAGAGAAAGAATTACTAGCAATTACGCCGGAAACGCCAAAAATTGAAGCGGCAAGAATTATTTCTCGTTGGGTGCATCCCGAAAATGTGGTACCAAGAATGCAAGGTTCTCTTTTGGAAATTGGAAAGTCTCTTTATACCTGGCCACAACTCGGGAACGCCGCTTTTTTAGCTGGATGTGCAATGTCCTATTTAGCCAGAAAAATAATTTTGGAAGAATCTCTTAAGTCAGGCAAATTCAACCTTTCTCTAGACCACGTTCTAAATCCAGAATATCAATCAAAAGATTTTCTTTTAAAGAAAAAAAAATCAACAAATGAATTTAAAAAGGTGTTAAATATACCATAA